Proteins co-encoded in one Terriglobales bacterium genomic window:
- a CDS encoding aminodeoxychorismate/anthranilate synthase component II encodes MVFVLDNYDSFTYNLVQYLGELGAKVEVRRNDQVSVAEVERLRPERIVISPGPCTPQEAGISIELIRHFAGKVPVLGVCLGHQAVGAAFGGKIVRAKKLMHGKTSQVKHDGKTIFRGLPSPLTATRYHSLVVEPRSLPAELEVSARTADAAGGEVIMGLRHRRFPVEGVQFHPESVLTVEGKRLIANFLAL; translated from the coding sequence ATGGTCTTCGTCCTCGACAATTACGACTCCTTCACCTACAACCTGGTTCAATACTTGGGCGAACTAGGCGCCAAGGTCGAAGTGCGGCGCAACGACCAGGTTTCGGTCGCCGAGGTGGAGCGGCTGCGCCCGGAGCGCATCGTGATCTCGCCCGGGCCGTGCACGCCGCAGGAGGCGGGCATCAGCATCGAGCTGATCCGCCATTTTGCCGGCAAGGTTCCGGTGCTGGGCGTTTGCCTGGGACATCAGGCGGTGGGCGCGGCCTTCGGCGGCAAGATCGTACGCGCCAAAAAACTCATGCACGGCAAGACCAGCCAGGTGAAGCACGACGGCAAGACCATCTTCCGGGGCCTGCCCTCGCCGCTCACCGCCACCCGCTATCATTCGCTGGTGGTCGAGCCGCGCAGCCTGCCGGCGGAGCTCGAGGTCTCGGCGCGCACCGCTGACGCAGCCGGCGGGGAAGTGATCATGGGACTGCGCCACCGCCGCTTCCCGGTGGAGGGCGTGCAGTTCCATCCGGAGAGCGTGCTGACGGTGGAAGGCAAGCGCCTGATTGCCAACTTTCTGGCGCTGTAG